The proteins below are encoded in one region of Micromonospora sp. DSM 45708:
- a CDS encoding primosomal protein N', whose translation MDVPLPHLDRPFDYLVPEALDADARPGVRVKVRFAGQLVDGWLLERVAESAHPRLAYLEKVVSPVPVLSVEVARLARAVADRYAGSLADVLRLAVPPRHARAEKTATAAEPATGPTAEPATADAAEPATAGTAEPATADTAIRPRAAAEPATALTATGPPAAAVADVEGDGVAVDPRGWRDYPAGPALLRALAEGRPARAVWSALPGEDWPDRYADAVAATVAGGRGALVVVADGRDLDRLDAALTAVLGPDRHVRLTAADGPARRYRAFLAARRGEAPVVIGTRAAMFAPVERLGLVAVWDDGDDLHAEPRAPYPHAREVLLTRAQLTDAAALVGGYARTAEAQLLVETGWAREVVADRATVRARMPAMAPTGDDPQLARDPGAASARLPSLAWTTARDALRADLPVLVQVPRRGYLPSVACADCRAPARCPHCAGPLALPSAQGIPACRWCGRVAAAYACPECGGRRLRASVTGARRTAEELGRAFPGVPVRTSGREEVLATVPGGAGLVIATPGAEPVAEGGYGAVLLLDSWALLTRADLRAGEEALRRWLAGAALARPGAAGGRVVVVADGALVPVQALLRWDAAWFAARELAERRELGFPPAVRMASVTGTAEAVADLLAGTRLPDGAEVLGPVPAEEGRERMLVRVPRARAGALADALHAAAGQRSARKAAEPVRLQVDPLSLF comes from the coding sequence GTGGACGTGCCGCTGCCGCACCTCGACCGCCCGTTCGACTACCTGGTCCCGGAGGCGCTGGACGCCGACGCCCGGCCCGGGGTGCGGGTGAAGGTCCGCTTCGCCGGCCAGCTCGTCGACGGTTGGCTGCTGGAGCGCGTCGCGGAGTCCGCGCATCCCCGGCTGGCGTACCTGGAGAAGGTCGTCTCCCCGGTGCCGGTGCTCTCCGTGGAGGTGGCCCGCCTGGCCCGGGCCGTCGCCGACCGGTACGCCGGCAGCCTGGCCGACGTGCTCCGGCTCGCCGTGCCGCCCCGGCACGCCCGCGCCGAGAAGACGGCCACCGCCGCCGAGCCCGCGACCGGCCCCACCGCCGAGCCCGCGACCGCCGACGCCGCCGAGCCCGCGACCGCCGGCACCGCCGAACCCGCGACCGCCGACACCGCCATCCGGCCCCGGGCCGCCGCCGAGCCCGCGACCGCGCTCACCGCGACCGGGCCCCCGGCCGCCGCCGTGGCCGACGTGGAGGGCGACGGGGTGGCGGTCGACCCGCGCGGCTGGCGGGACTATCCGGCCGGGCCGGCGCTGCTGCGCGCGCTCGCCGAGGGGCGGCCGGCCCGCGCGGTGTGGTCGGCGCTGCCGGGGGAGGACTGGCCCGACCGGTACGCGGACGCGGTGGCCGCCACCGTGGCCGGGGGCCGGGGTGCCCTGGTGGTGGTCGCGGACGGCCGGGACCTGGACCGTCTCGACGCCGCCCTGACCGCCGTGCTGGGCCCGGACCGGCACGTCCGGCTCACCGCCGCGGACGGGCCGGCCCGTCGCTACCGCGCGTTCCTGGCCGCCCGTCGGGGCGAGGCGCCGGTGGTGATCGGCACCCGCGCGGCCATGTTCGCCCCGGTGGAGCGGCTCGGTCTGGTGGCGGTCTGGGACGACGGCGACGACCTGCACGCCGAGCCCCGGGCGCCCTACCCGCACGCCCGCGAGGTGCTGCTCACCCGGGCGCAGCTCACCGACGCCGCCGCGCTGGTCGGCGGGTACGCGCGGACCGCCGAGGCGCAGTTGCTGGTGGAGACCGGCTGGGCCCGGGAGGTGGTCGCCGACCGGGCCACGGTACGGGCGCGGATGCCGGCGATGGCGCCCACCGGCGACGACCCGCAGTTGGCCCGGGACCCGGGTGCGGCCTCCGCCCGGCTGCCCAGCCTGGCCTGGACCACCGCCCGGGACGCGCTCCGCGCCGACCTGCCGGTGCTGGTGCAGGTGCCCCGCCGTGGCTACCTGCCGTCGGTGGCCTGCGCGGACTGCCGGGCCCCGGCGCGTTGCCCGCACTGCGCCGGCCCGCTCGCCCTGCCGTCGGCGCAGGGCATCCCCGCCTGTCGCTGGTGCGGCCGGGTCGCCGCCGCGTACGCCTGCCCGGAGTGCGGTGGGCGGCGGCTGCGCGCCTCGGTCACCGGCGCCCGGCGGACCGCCGAGGAACTGGGTCGGGCGTTCCCGGGCGTGCCGGTGCGGACCTCGGGGCGGGAGGAGGTGCTGGCCACGGTGCCCGGCGGCGCCGGCCTGGTGATCGCCACGCCGGGCGCCGAACCGGTCGCCGAGGGCGGCTACGGCGCGGTGCTGCTGCTCGACTCGTGGGCGCTGCTCACCCGGGCCGACCTGCGGGCCGGGGAGGAGGCGCTGCGTCGCTGGCTGGCCGGCGCCGCGCTGGCCCGCCCCGGCGCGGCGGGCGGCCGGGTGGTGGTGGTCGCGGACGGCGCGCTGGTGCCGGTGCAGGCGTTGCTGCGCTGGGACGCGGCCTGGTTCGCCGCCCGGGAGCTGGCCGAGCGCCGCGAGTTGGGCTTCCCGCCGGCGGTGCGGATGGCGAGCGTCACCGGCACGGCCGAGGCGGTGGCCGACCTGCTGGCCGGCACCCGGCTGCCGGACGGCGCCGAGGTCCTCGGTCCGGTGCCGGCCGAGGAGGGCCGGGAACGGATGCTGGTCCGCGTCCCGCGGGCCCGGGCCGGCGCGCTGGCCGACGCGTTGCACGCCGCCGCCGGGCAGCGCAGCGCCCGCAAGGCCGCCGAGCCGGTCCGGCTCCAGGTCGACCCGCTGAGCCTGTTCTGA
- the metK gene encoding methionine adenosyltransferase, with protein sequence MTRLFTSESVTEGHPDKIADQISDGILDALLAQDPHSRVAVETLITTGQVHVAGEVTTKAYADIPTIVRETILGIGYDSSKKGFDGASCGVSVSIGAQSPDIAQGVDNAFELRTGGSESALDAQGAGDQGMMFGFACSETPELMPLPIALAHRLARRLAQVRKDGTIPYLRPDGKTQVTIEYDGLRPVRLNTVVVSSQHAADISLESLLTPDVREHVITPELEGLELDTEGYRLLVNPTGRFEIGGPMGDAGLTGRKIIVDTYGGYARHGGGAFSGKDPSKVDRSAAYAMRWVAKNVVAAGLAERCEAQVAYAIGKAHPVSLFIETFGTETVPVASIEKAVAEVFDLRPAAIIRDLHLLRPIYRQTAAYGHFGRDLADLTWEGTDRAADLKSAAGA encoded by the coding sequence GTGACACGTCTCTTCACGTCCGAATCGGTCACGGAAGGCCACCCGGACAAGATCGCCGACCAGATCAGCGACGGCATTCTCGACGCGCTGCTCGCACAGGACCCACACAGCCGGGTCGCGGTGGAGACGCTGATCACCACCGGCCAGGTTCACGTCGCCGGCGAGGTGACCACCAAGGCGTACGCCGACATCCCGACCATTGTGCGGGAAACCATTCTCGGCATCGGCTACGACTCGTCGAAGAAGGGCTTCGACGGTGCGTCCTGCGGCGTGAGCGTCTCGATCGGCGCCCAGTCGCCGGACATCGCCCAGGGCGTGGACAACGCGTTCGAGCTGCGCACCGGCGGGTCGGAGAGCGCGCTGGACGCGCAGGGCGCGGGCGACCAGGGCATGATGTTCGGCTTCGCCTGCTCCGAGACGCCCGAGCTGATGCCGCTGCCGATCGCGCTGGCGCACCGGCTGGCCCGCCGGCTGGCGCAGGTCCGCAAGGACGGCACCATCCCCTACCTGCGGCCGGACGGCAAGACCCAGGTGACCATCGAGTACGACGGGCTGCGACCGGTCCGCCTGAACACGGTGGTGGTCTCCAGCCAGCACGCGGCGGACATCTCGCTGGAGTCGCTGCTCACGCCGGACGTGCGGGAGCACGTGATCACGCCGGAGCTGGAGGGCCTCGAGCTGGACACCGAGGGCTACCGCCTGCTGGTGAACCCGACCGGGCGGTTCGAGATCGGCGGCCCGATGGGTGACGCCGGGCTGACCGGCCGGAAGATCATCGTGGACACCTACGGCGGGTACGCCCGGCACGGCGGCGGCGCGTTCTCCGGCAAGGACCCGTCGAAGGTCGACCGGTCGGCCGCGTACGCGATGCGGTGGGTGGCCAAGAACGTGGTCGCCGCCGGGCTGGCCGAGCGGTGCGAGGCGCAGGTCGCGTACGCGATCGGCAAGGCGCACCCGGTGAGCCTGTTCATCGAGACGTTCGGCACCGAAACCGTGCCGGTGGCCTCGATCGAGAAGGCCGTGGCCGAGGTGTTCGACCTGCGCCCGGCCGCCATCATCCGGGACCTGCACCTGCTGCGCCCGATCTACCGGCAGACCGCCGCGTACGGCCACTTCGGCCGGGATCTGGCGGACCTGACCTGGGAGGGCACCGACCGGGCCGCCGACCTCAAGTCGGCCGCGGGAGCCTGA
- the coaBC gene encoding bifunctional phosphopantothenoylcysteine decarboxylase/phosphopantothenate--cysteine ligase CoaBC, with the protein MPAEIVLGVGGGIAAYKACELLRLFTESGHRVRVVPTVSALRFVGAPTWAALSGQPVADDVWSDVHEVPHVRLGQHADLVVVAPATADLLARAAHGLADDLLTNTLLTARCPVLLAPAMHTEMWEHPATVANVATLRSRGVRVIEPAVGRLTGRDTGKGRLPDPAEIFAVARRALARGVAAPADLAGRHVVVTAGGTREPLDPVRFLGNRSSGKQGYAFARAAVARGARVTLVSANVALADPAGVDLVRVGTTEELRTATLAAAADADAVVMAAAPADFRPASYATGKIKKSEGGAAPTIELVTNPDIAAELGRTRRAGQVLVVFAAETHDAEANGRAKLARKRADLIVVNEVGIDKVFGAETNAAVVMGADGAVHRFPEQPKEALADAVWDLVAVRLDGPS; encoded by the coding sequence ATGCCCGCCGAGATCGTCCTCGGGGTCGGCGGCGGCATCGCCGCCTACAAGGCGTGTGAGCTGCTCCGGCTCTTCACCGAGTCGGGTCACCGGGTCCGGGTCGTGCCGACCGTGTCGGCGCTCCGCTTCGTCGGGGCGCCGACCTGGGCGGCGCTCTCCGGCCAGCCGGTCGCCGACGACGTCTGGTCCGACGTGCACGAGGTGCCGCACGTGCGCCTCGGGCAGCACGCCGACCTGGTCGTGGTCGCGCCCGCCACCGCCGACCTGCTCGCCCGCGCCGCCCACGGCCTCGCCGACGACCTGCTCACCAACACGCTGCTGACCGCGCGGTGCCCGGTGCTGCTGGCGCCGGCCATGCACACCGAGATGTGGGAGCACCCGGCCACCGTGGCCAACGTGGCGACGCTGCGGTCCCGGGGCGTCCGGGTGATCGAGCCGGCGGTCGGCCGGCTCACCGGCCGGGACACCGGCAAGGGCCGGCTGCCCGACCCGGCGGAGATCTTCGCGGTCGCCCGCCGGGCGTTGGCCCGCGGCGTCGCCGCCCCGGCCGACCTGGCCGGCCGGCACGTGGTGGTCACCGCCGGTGGCACCCGCGAGCCGCTCGACCCGGTCCGGTTCCTGGGCAACCGGTCCTCCGGCAAACAGGGGTACGCGTTCGCCCGGGCGGCCGTCGCCCGGGGCGCCCGGGTGACGCTGGTCTCGGCCAACGTGGCGCTCGCCGACCCGGCCGGGGTGGACCTGGTCCGGGTGGGCACCACCGAGGAACTGCGCACCGCGACGCTGGCCGCAGCCGCCGACGCGGACGCCGTGGTGATGGCCGCCGCGCCGGCCGACTTCCGCCCGGCCAGCTACGCCACCGGCAAGATCAAGAAGTCGGAGGGCGGCGCCGCGCCGACCATCGAGCTGGTCACCAACCCGGACATCGCCGCCGAGCTGGGCCGGACCCGCCGGGCCGGCCAGGTGCTCGTGGTGTTCGCCGCGGAGACCCACGACGCGGAGGCCAACGGCCGGGCCAAGCTGGCCCGCAAGCGCGCCGACCTGATCGTGGTCAATGAGGTCGGCATCGACAAGGTGTTCGGCGCGGAAACCAACGCGGCTGTCGTGATGGGTGCCGACGGGGCCGTGCACCGGTTCCCCGAGCAACCCAAGGAGGCCCTGGCCGACGCCGTCTGGGACCTCGTGGCGGTCCGCCTGGACGGGCCGTCCTGA
- the rpoZ gene encoding DNA-directed RNA polymerase subunit omega translates to MGSIATNPEGITNPPIDELLEKTTSKYALVIFAAKRARQVNAYYSQLGEGLLEYVGPLVETTPQEKPLSIAMREINSGLLTAEPTDQP, encoded by the coding sequence GTGGGATCCATCGCCACCAACCCCGAGGGCATCACCAACCCGCCGATCGACGAGCTGCTCGAGAAGACCACCTCGAAGTACGCGCTGGTCATCTTCGCCGCCAAGCGGGCGCGTCAGGTCAACGCCTACTACAGCCAGCTCGGTGAGGGCCTCCTGGAGTACGTCGGCCCGCTGGTGGAGACCACCCCGCAGGAGAAGCCGCTCTCCATCGCCATGCGTGAGATCAACTCGGGCCTGCTCACGGCCGAGCCGACCGACCAGCCGTAA
- a CDS encoding nucleoside/nucleotide kinase family protein: MSTDDEARSAARLTVLSGPSGAGRGSVVELVRARLASVRVPVVATTRPPRPGERDGVDRLFLDPAGFDRLIAAGELLEWCRIGPYRRGVPRAHVRSPLAQGWPVLLPLDLAGALAVRAVVPEARLVLLTPPAYRADPVVASAFAHAVAHDRTERAVAELVGLLGSSFLAPARPPQRG, from the coding sequence GTGAGCACGGATGACGAGGCGCGCTCGGCGGCTCGGCTCACTGTCCTGTCCGGTCCTTCCGGGGCCGGCCGGGGCAGTGTCGTCGAGTTGGTCCGGGCGCGCCTTGCGTCCGTTCGGGTGCCGGTGGTCGCCACCACCCGGCCGCCCCGCCCGGGCGAGCGGGACGGCGTGGACCGGCTCTTCCTCGACCCGGCCGGCTTCGACCGGCTGATCGCCGCCGGCGAGCTGCTGGAGTGGTGCCGGATCGGGCCGTACCGCCGGGGGGTGCCCCGGGCGCACGTGCGGTCCCCCCTCGCGCAGGGGTGGCCGGTGCTGCTGCCGCTGGACCTGGCCGGCGCGCTCGCCGTCCGGGCCGTCGTGCCGGAGGCCCGGCTGGTGCTGCTCACGCCGCCGGCGTACCGGGCCGACCCGGTCGTCGCGTCCGCGTTCGCCCACGCCGTGGCGCACGACCGGACCGAGCGGGCCGTTGCCGAGCTGGTAGGATTGCTCGGTTCGTCATTCCTGGCACCGGCCCGACCGCCGCAGCGCGGTTGA
- the mihF gene encoding integration host factor, actinobacterial type, producing MPLPSLTPERRAAALEKAAEIRKARAELKEQLKQGKTTLATVLERAESDDVVGKLKVSAVLQAMPGIGKIRATQIMEKLKIADSRRLRGLGEQQRKALLGEFAAN from the coding sequence GTGCCGCTCCCGTCACTGACCCCCGAGCGGCGCGCTGCCGCGCTGGAGAAGGCCGCGGAGATCCGCAAGGCCCGCGCTGAGCTGAAGGAGCAGCTCAAGCAGGGCAAGACCACCCTCGCCACCGTCCTCGAGCGGGCCGAGTCCGACGACGTCGTGGGCAAGCTGAAGGTTTCGGCCGTGCTCCAGGCGATGCCGGGCATCGGCAAGATCCGGGCCACCCAGATCATGGAGAAGCTCAAGATCGCCGACAGCCGTCGCCTGCGTGGCCTCGGCGAGCAGCAGCGCAAGGCGCTGCTGGGAGAGTTCGCCGCCAACTGA
- the pyrF gene encoding orotidine-5'-phosphate decarboxylase, with protein sequence METFGARLHRAVAERGPLCVGIDPHPGLLADWGLPDDVDGLDRFCRTVVEAIGDRVAVVKPQSAFFERFGSRGVAVLESTIRQLRNVGALVLLDVKRGDIGSTVRAYASAYLDPSSPLYVDAVTASPYLGVGSLAPMVETAAAHGGGVFVLALTSNPEGAAVQRAVGPDGRTVAQAVIDEISQLNRGAEPLGSFGLVVGATIGETGHDLGGVNGPLLAPGLGAQGGTPAGLRTVFGAALPSVLPSYSREVLGAGPDPAALRAAAERVLAECRSALTTAGLTDGSVTLR encoded by the coding sequence ATGGAGACGTTCGGCGCGCGCCTGCACCGGGCCGTGGCGGAGCGGGGACCGCTCTGCGTGGGGATCGATCCGCACCCGGGCCTGCTGGCCGACTGGGGGCTGCCCGACGACGTCGACGGGCTCGACCGGTTCTGCCGGACCGTGGTGGAGGCGATCGGCGACCGGGTGGCGGTGGTCAAGCCGCAGTCGGCGTTCTTCGAGCGCTTCGGCTCGCGCGGGGTGGCGGTGCTTGAGTCAACTATCCGACAGTTGCGGAATGTGGGCGCGCTCGTTCTCCTCGACGTCAAGCGCGGCGACATCGGCTCGACGGTCCGCGCGTACGCCTCGGCGTACCTCGATCCATCCAGCCCGCTGTATGTCGACGCGGTCACCGCGAGCCCCTACCTGGGAGTAGGTTCGCTCGCGCCGATGGTCGAGACGGCCGCCGCGCACGGTGGCGGGGTCTTCGTCCTGGCGCTCACCTCCAACCCGGAGGGGGCCGCCGTGCAGCGCGCGGTAGGGCCCGACGGACGCACCGTAGCGCAGGCCGTCATCGATGAGATTTCCCAGCTCAATCGCGGTGCGGAGCCGCTCGGTAGCTTCGGTCTGGTGGTCGGCGCGACGATCGGCGAGACCGGCCACGACCTCGGCGGGGTGAACGGTCCGCTGCTCGCGCCGGGGCTGGGCGCGCAGGGCGGCACGCCCGCCGGGCTGCGTACCGTCTTCGGCGCCGCGCTGCCGTCGGTGCTGCCGTCGTACTCCCGGGAGGTGCTGGGCGCGGGGCCCGACCCGGCCGCCCTGCGGGCCGCCGCGGAGCGGGTGCTGGCCGAGTGCCGGAGCGCCCTGACCACCGCCGGGCTGACTGACGGCTCGGTCACTTTACGTTGA
- a CDS encoding adenosylmethionine--8-amino-7-oxononanoate transaminase: protein MTPEEILALDRQHVWHPYAASPPASPPYVVESASGVRLRLADGRELVDGMSSWWAAIHGYRHPVLDAAVTDQLGRMSHVMFGGLTHEPAVRLAHTLVELAPDGLEHVFLADSGSVSVEVAVKMALQYQRAVGRPERRRLGTWRGGYHGDTFHPMSVCDPEGGMHHLWGDVLPRQVFAPLPPAGFDAPPDPAYEAALVDAVERHAGELAAVIVEPVVQGAGGMRFHHPHYLRVLREVTREHGILLILDEIATGFGRTGRMFAAEHAGVTPDVLCVGKALTGGYLTLAAALCTPAVAGAISSGGVLAHGPTFMGNPLACAVANASLGLLRAGDWAGRVAEIAEGLRAGLAPLRGAPGVADVRVLGAIGVVQLDHEVDLPRATAAAAAEGVWLRPFRDLVYTMPPYVCDAADTARIAAGVAAAVKAG, encoded by the coding sequence GTGACGCCCGAGGAGATCCTCGCCCTTGACCGGCAGCACGTCTGGCACCCGTACGCGGCGTCGCCACCGGCCAGCCCGCCCTACGTGGTGGAGAGCGCGTCGGGGGTGCGGCTGCGGTTGGCCGACGGTCGGGAGCTGGTCGACGGGATGTCGTCGTGGTGGGCGGCGATCCACGGCTACCGCCACCCGGTGCTGGACGCGGCCGTGACCGACCAGCTCGGCCGGATGAGCCACGTGATGTTCGGCGGGCTCACCCACGAGCCCGCGGTACGCCTGGCGCACACTCTGGTCGAGCTGGCCCCGGACGGTCTGGAGCACGTCTTCCTGGCCGACTCCGGCTCGGTCAGCGTCGAGGTCGCGGTGAAGATGGCCCTCCAGTACCAGCGCGCCGTGGGGCGTCCGGAGCGCCGCCGCCTGGGCACCTGGCGGGGCGGCTACCACGGCGACACGTTCCACCCGATGAGCGTCTGCGACCCGGAGGGCGGCATGCACCACCTCTGGGGCGACGTGCTGCCCCGGCAGGTGTTCGCGCCCCTGCCGCCGGCCGGCTTCGACGCCCCGCCGGACCCGGCGTACGAGGCGGCGCTCGTGGACGCCGTCGAGCGGCACGCCGGCGAGCTGGCCGCGGTCATCGTGGAGCCGGTGGTCCAGGGCGCCGGCGGGATGCGGTTCCACCATCCGCACTACCTGCGGGTGCTGCGCGAGGTGACCCGGGAACACGGCATCCTGCTGATCCTCGACGAGATCGCCACCGGCTTCGGCCGGACCGGACGGATGTTCGCCGCCGAGCACGCCGGCGTCACGCCGGACGTGCTCTGCGTCGGCAAGGCGCTCACCGGCGGCTACCTGACGCTGGCGGCGGCGCTCTGCACCCCGGCGGTGGCCGGCGCGATCTCGTCCGGCGGAGTGCTGGCGCACGGGCCGACGTTCATGGGCAACCCGCTCGCCTGCGCGGTCGCGAACGCCTCCCTGGGCCTGCTGCGCGCCGGTGACTGGGCCGGGCGGGTGGCGGAGATCGCCGAGGGGCTGCGGGCCGGCCTGGCGCCGTTGCGCGGCGCTCCCGGGGTCGCCGACGTGCGGGTGCTCGGCGCGATCGGCGTGGTGCAACTGGACCACGAGGTGGACCTGCCCCGGGCCACCGCCGCGGCGGCGGCCGAGGGCGTGTGGCTGCGCCCGTTCCGGGACCTCGTCTACACCATGCCGCCGTACGTCTGTGACGCCGCGGACACCGCCCGGATCGCCGCCGGTGTGGCGGCGGCGGTCAAGGCCGGCTGA
- a CDS encoding quinone-dependent dihydroorotate dehydrogenase, translated as MIFERVVRPRLFALGGGDAEAAHEWTLARLAALSRRPAVLAALRRAYFRAAPRTVFGVRFPNPVGLAAGMDKNGVALPAWPALGFGFVEVGTVTAHAQPGNPRPRLFRLRDSEAVVNRMGFNNAGAEALAARLAALPRPLGVPLGISLGKSKVTPLDEAVEDYLASYRALKGHGDYFAVNVSSPNTPGLRSLQDRSHLDALLAALVGEKPVLVKIAPDLTEPAVAELLEVCLDRGAAGVIATNTTLGRDGLAPADRARGAETGGLSGRPLTTRAREVVAFVHRETGGRLPVIGVGGILDPDDATRMFDAGAALVQLYTGFIYRGPALTRAITTRTPAA; from the coding sequence GTGATCTTCGAGCGGGTGGTGCGGCCCCGGCTGTTCGCGCTCGGGGGCGGGGACGCGGAGGCGGCGCACGAGTGGACGCTGGCGCGGCTCGCCGCGCTGTCCCGGCGGCCGGCGGTGCTGGCGGCGCTGCGTCGGGCGTACTTCCGGGCGGCGCCGCGCACCGTGTTCGGCGTGCGGTTCCCGAACCCGGTGGGACTGGCGGCCGGGATGGACAAGAACGGGGTCGCGCTGCCGGCCTGGCCGGCGCTGGGCTTCGGTTTCGTCGAGGTCGGCACCGTGACCGCGCACGCCCAGCCGGGCAATCCCCGGCCCCGGCTGTTCCGGCTGCGCGACAGCGAGGCCGTGGTCAACCGGATGGGCTTCAACAACGCCGGCGCCGAGGCCCTGGCGGCCCGGTTGGCGGCGCTGCCACGCCCGCTCGGCGTCCCGCTGGGCATCTCACTGGGCAAGTCCAAGGTGACCCCGCTGGACGAGGCGGTCGAGGACTACCTCGCCTCCTACCGGGCGCTCAAGGGCCACGGCGACTACTTCGCGGTCAACGTGTCCTCACCGAACACCCCGGGCCTGCGGTCGCTTCAGGACCGGTCCCACCTGGACGCGCTGCTCGCCGCGCTGGTCGGCGAGAAGCCGGTGCTGGTGAAGATCGCCCCGGACCTGACCGAACCGGCGGTGGCGGAGCTGCTGGAGGTGTGCCTCGACCGGGGTGCGGCCGGCGTCATCGCCACCAACACCACGCTGGGCCGGGACGGGCTCGCCCCGGCCGACCGGGCGCGCGGCGCCGAGACCGGCGGCCTGTCCGGCCGCCCGTTGACCACCCGCGCCCGCGAGGTGGTCGCCTTCGTGCACCGGGAAACCGGCGGACGGCTGCCGGTGATCGGCGTCGGCGGCATCCTCGACCCGGACGACGCGACCCGGATGTTCGACGCCGGCGCCGCCCTGGTGCAGCTCTACACCGGCTTCATCTACCGCGGCCCCGCCCTGACCCGAGCCATCACCACCCGCACCCCCGCCGCGTGA